GCCGAAGACGGACCGGATTTGATCGTGCAGGGCAGCGGCGAGCTGGTACAACAGTTGCTGTCCTACGATCTGGTGGACGAACTGCGATTGCTGATTTATCCGGTGCTGCTGGGGGACGGTAAACGGCTGTTTGCCGAGGGGCTGACGGCGATGGCCTTTACGCTGGAAAAAGCGCTCAGCACCCCCAGCGGCGTGGTGATCGCCTACTACCAGCGCGGAGGGGAAATTGAACTGGGCACCTTCGCGCTGGAAAATGCCCGCGCGCCGGAGCACCCCTGGTGAAGCCCGCACAGACAGAGGGCACGCCCGGCATCAGGCCATCAACAGCCCCAGCAGCGCGCCGCCGGCCAGCACCCACAGCGGATGCAGCCGTTTACTCATGCCGAGCAGCGTGGCGACGCCAATCAGCAGCGCCAGCCGCCAGCTGCCGGCCGACGCCTCGGCGATCAACGCGCCGCTGGCGGCGACCAGCCCCACCGTCACCGGCACCAGCCCGGCCTGCACATAGCGCCGCCACGGCCGATCCTTAAAGCGTTTCCACCCCTGCATCACCAGCAGGGTCACCAGCGACGACGGCACAAATTTGGCCAGCGATGACACCAGCAGCCCCGGCCAGCCGGCGACCTGCCAGCCAATCAGCGGCACCACCATCATATTCGGCCCCGGCGCCGCCTGCGCCATGGCGAACAGCGCGCTGAACTCTTGCGCACTCATCCACTGATGCACCTCAACCACCTGCCGCTGCATCTCCGGCAGAATGGTGATACCGCCGCCGAACGCCATCAGAGACAGTTCACTAAAGATGACCGCCAATGCGATCAGCAGCGGAATCATAACCATTTCCTCCAGGCCAGCAGAATGCTGAGCGGCGCCAGCGTCAGCATGGTCGGCAACAGCGGCAAACGCAGCCAGGCGATCGCCAGCAGGCACAGCGCGGCGATCGCCA
The nucleotide sequence above comes from Serratia rhizosphaerae. Encoded proteins:
- a CDS encoding chromate transporter — its product is MIPLLIALAVIFSELSLMAFGGGITILPEMQRQVVEVHQWMSAQEFSALFAMAQAAPGPNMMVVPLIGWQVAGWPGLLVSSLAKFVPSSLVTLLVMQGWKRFKDRPWRRYVQAGLVPVTVGLVAASGALIAEASAGSWRLALLIGVATLLGMSKRLHPLWVLAGGALLGLLMA